A genomic stretch from Telmatocola sphagniphila includes:
- the dnaX gene encoding DNA polymerase III subunit gamma/tau: MAKKKSEAALEKTPPAAEATPNYTVVARRYRPKQFSSLIGQESVGQALANAIKTNRVAHAYLFTGARGVGKTSAARILAKCLNCEKGPTPTPCDECDICRSISSGEDIDVLEIDGASNRGIDEIRAIRQNVQTRPSRGRFKIYIIDEIHMLSVQAFNALLKTLEEPPAHVKFIFATTEVQKIPITILSRCQRFDFGIITTAKIAACLTEVVKAEGMQAEPEAIQFIARRAAGSMRDAQSLLDQLLSYAQSKTLTAQQVYDLLGTAGEERILPLVEAIFSKDPTAALKTLSTFTEEGTLLTELLDQLIEFWRQMMIVNCGGLEAVGDFLPDRTREMLSRHAKASPIDAILAGLDVLTSAKAKLRNTNYPQLTLEMALVRLCRLEELISVGQLTQMLQSGEVAPRPATAPSTPALPADKKKTLSESVSFQLGEPSKNGSGGLSVEQAWNLLLNNLPMLMANMNKAQRKISPAAHRIDLIFPLTSLSNYDYCNSPNSLERVERELQTHTGEKWSIRVELEAGARVEMPTGNGPGGTPSRQAREERLKTIPLTNRIIEKLNARVLQMDQGFGEELTPAPPEVPVEEI; the protein is encoded by the coding sequence ATGGCGAAAAAGAAGTCTGAAGCTGCACTTGAGAAGACGCCGCCCGCTGCGGAGGCTACCCCCAACTACACAGTGGTTGCCCGGCGGTATCGCCCCAAACAATTCAGCTCCCTCATCGGCCAGGAATCGGTGGGCCAGGCGCTGGCCAATGCGATCAAGACCAATCGGGTCGCGCACGCTTATCTGTTTACGGGAGCACGCGGCGTCGGCAAAACTTCCGCGGCCCGCATCCTGGCCAAGTGCCTCAACTGTGAAAAAGGCCCTACTCCTACCCCCTGCGATGAATGCGATATCTGTCGGTCCATCAGTTCCGGGGAAGATATCGACGTGCTGGAAATCGACGGGGCCAGTAATCGCGGCATCGATGAAATCCGAGCGATTCGGCAGAATGTGCAGACCCGCCCCAGCCGAGGCCGCTTCAAAATCTACATCATCGATGAAATCCACATGCTTTCCGTACAGGCCTTCAATGCGCTATTGAAGACACTGGAAGAACCGCCGGCTCATGTGAAATTCATCTTCGCGACCACCGAAGTTCAAAAGATCCCGATTACCATTCTGTCTCGCTGCCAGCGCTTCGATTTCGGCATTATCACCACGGCCAAAATCGCCGCCTGCCTCACCGAAGTCGTGAAGGCGGAGGGAATGCAGGCCGAACCGGAAGCGATCCAGTTCATCGCCCGTCGGGCCGCGGGTTCGATGCGCGATGCCCAGTCGCTACTCGATCAACTCCTCTCGTACGCCCAGAGCAAGACCCTCACCGCACAACAAGTCTACGATCTCTTGGGTACGGCAGGCGAAGAGCGAATTTTGCCGCTGGTGGAAGCGATTTTCAGCAAAGACCCGACTGCGGCCTTGAAAACGCTCTCGACATTCACCGAAGAGGGGACGCTTCTAACGGAACTTCTCGATCAGCTCATCGAATTCTGGCGGCAGATGATGATCGTCAACTGCGGCGGATTGGAAGCGGTGGGGGATTTTCTGCCGGATCGCACACGCGAGATGCTTTCCCGACATGCCAAAGCATCGCCCATCGATGCGATATTAGCCGGTTTGGACGTCCTGACTTCCGCCAAGGCCAAGCTTCGAAACACCAACTATCCCCAGTTGACTCTGGAGATGGCTCTGGTTCGCCTCTGCCGACTCGAGGAACTAATTTCGGTGGGACAGCTGACGCAGATGCTGCAATCCGGGGAAGTTGCCCCGCGCCCCGCGACTGCCCCTTCCACTCCTGCTCTCCCCGCCGATAAAAAAAAAACTCTGAGTGAGAGTGTCTCTTTTCAGCTCGGCGAGCCAAGCAAGAATGGTTCGGGGGGACTGAGTGTGGAGCAAGCCTGGAATCTCCTGCTCAACAATTTACCGATGCTGATGGCCAATATGAACAAGGCCCAGCGGAAAATCTCTCCCGCCGCGCATCGCATCGATCTCATCTTTCCGCTCACGTCTCTCTCGAATTACGATTACTGTAACTCTCCGAACTCGTTGGAACGAGTCGAGAGAGAACTCCAAACCCATACGGGCGAGAAATGGTCGATTCGCGTCGAATTAGAAGCCGGGGCGCGAGTTGAGATGCCGACCGGCAACGGACCGGGGGGCACGCCGTCCCGTCAGGCTCGCGAGGAACGTTTAAAAACCATTCCCCTCACCAATAGAATAATAGAAAAGCTGAATGCGCGGGTGCTACAGATGGATCAAGGCTTTGGCGAAGAATTGACGCCAGCTCCTCCCGAGGTACCCGTCGAGGAGATTTAA
- a CDS encoding YbaB/EbfC family nucleoid-associated protein yields MFGQLGQMAGMMKNLPKLQKQMEEYQQRINSLTAEGNAGAGMVTVKVNGKMEVLSCRITDEALKLNDREMLEDLIVAATNQAMSKVRQVLAEEMSKMTSGLGLPPGMNIPGLS; encoded by the coding sequence ATGTTCGGACAACTCGGCCAGATGGCTGGCATGATGAAAAATCTTCCCAAGCTGCAAAAGCAGATGGAAGAATATCAGCAGCGAATCAACAGCCTGACCGCCGAAGGCAATGCCGGCGCGGGAATGGTGACCGTCAAAGTGAACGGCAAGATGGAAGTCCTCAGCTGCCGGATCACCGACGAAGCCCTGAAGCTGAACGACCGCGAAATGCTGGAAGACCTGATCGTGGCGGCCACGAACCAGGCGATGAGCAAGGTGCGTCAAGTCCTGGCCGAGGAGATGTCCAAGATGACATCCGGTCTGGGCCTGCCGCCGGGCATGAATATTCCCGGCTTGAGTTAG
- the recR gene encoding recombination mediator RecR, with the protein MSLREVPSGAIGLLIQELSRLPGIGPKSAERIAHHLLNGDRNQALALAGALRSAVETVRACSICHNWTEDEVCSICRDSRRDASLLCVVETPKDLASFERAATFRGRYHVLGGKLAPLDDVGPDELEINSLINRVRGGGVRELILATSPTLEGDGTALFIANMLAMTEVRITRLARGIPSGSSLDYVNSQMLTDALEGRRSI; encoded by the coding sequence ATGTCATTGCGTGAAGTTCCCAGCGGGGCGATCGGCTTACTGATTCAGGAGCTCAGCCGTTTACCGGGAATCGGGCCGAAATCGGCCGAGCGAATCGCCCATCATCTATTGAATGGAGATCGCAATCAGGCTCTAGCCCTCGCTGGAGCCCTGCGCTCGGCTGTGGAGACCGTGCGGGCCTGTTCGATCTGCCACAATTGGACTGAGGACGAAGTCTGTTCGATCTGCCGGGATTCTCGCCGGGACGCGAGTCTGCTCTGCGTCGTGGAAACCCCGAAAGATCTGGCGAGCTTCGAAAGAGCCGCCACATTCCGAGGTCGATACCATGTCCTGGGCGGCAAGCTGGCTCCGCTCGATGATGTGGGACCCGACGAACTGGAAATCAATTCTCTGATCAATCGGGTGCGTGGAGGCGGCGTTCGCGAGTTGATTCTGGCGACCAGTCCCACCTTGGAAGGGGACGGTACTGCCCTTTTTATCGCCAACATGCTTGCGATGACTGAGGTGCGAATTACACGACTGGCTCGCGGCATCCCCTCCGGCTCTTCTCTCGACTACGTCAATTCGCAGATGCTGACCGACGCTCTCGAAGGTCGCCGAAGCATTTAA
- the rpoN gene encoding RNA polymerase factor sigma-54, with the protein MDLNLGQKQHQVLKLSPRMIHSMEVLQLPVAALMERVDKELQENPFLEAREHLGHEKTPVTDGQVEKFNPDAPLAHDADNQLDFNRLESLDRQLGGLLDEENRPSRAARQEMSDKKLEAMNNMPDRPPSLQDHLTEQLGFLNLSADARDRVEYLIYNLDKDGRLAANLEELAFSFGKETQPDQWEEALEVLQTLEPAGVGARDLKECLFLQIDENTPHGDILRVLIRSHLEDIQHNRYPIIQKQTGYDIDTIQEAVKVLKTLNPRPAAEFEVSSNHFVSPDILVTRDEDGDYEIKLTDDRIPKIYINRKYMEMYKNGTGTEKEKEYMRKNLQSASLLLSSIEQRRTTLEKVARAIINHQKAFLDKGSEYIEPLKMQQIADQVKVHVTTISRAVDDKWIQTPRGVFPLKRFFGGGTKNEITGEEVAYEKIKQELEAIIDSEDKSKPYSDEDIVETMNSRGYPVARRTVTKYRKQLNIPSSRERKEWKNK; encoded by the coding sequence ATGGATTTAAATTTAGGGCAAAAGCAACATCAGGTTCTCAAGCTTTCGCCACGCATGATCCATTCCATGGAAGTGCTTCAACTTCCAGTTGCAGCACTGATGGAACGCGTGGATAAAGAACTCCAGGAGAATCCGTTTCTGGAAGCCCGCGAGCATTTGGGACATGAAAAAACCCCGGTCACCGACGGCCAGGTCGAAAAATTTAATCCGGATGCCCCGCTCGCTCACGATGCGGATAATCAGCTCGATTTCAATCGACTCGAATCTCTCGACCGCCAGTTGGGGGGACTCCTCGATGAGGAGAATCGCCCTTCCCGGGCCGCCCGCCAGGAAATGAGCGACAAGAAACTGGAGGCAATGAACAACATGCCCGACCGGCCCCCCTCGTTGCAGGATCATCTGACCGAACAACTCGGTTTTCTAAACCTCTCGGCGGACGCTCGAGACCGGGTCGAATATTTGATTTACAACCTGGACAAAGACGGTCGCCTCGCTGCCAATCTGGAGGAACTCGCCTTCTCATTTGGGAAAGAGACTCAGCCCGATCAGTGGGAAGAAGCGCTGGAAGTTCTTCAGACCCTCGAACCGGCCGGAGTCGGCGCCCGCGATCTGAAAGAGTGCCTTTTTCTCCAGATCGATGAAAATACCCCGCACGGCGATATTCTGCGCGTCCTGATTCGCAGTCACCTGGAAGATATTCAGCACAATCGCTACCCGATCATCCAGAAGCAGACCGGCTACGACATCGACACCATTCAGGAAGCCGTGAAAGTTCTGAAAACGTTGAATCCTCGCCCCGCGGCGGAGTTTGAGGTCTCTTCGAATCACTTCGTGTCGCCCGACATTCTGGTCACACGGGATGAAGACGGCGATTACGAAATCAAGCTGACCGACGACCGCATTCCGAAGATCTACATCAATCGGAAGTACATGGAGATGTACAAAAACGGCACCGGCACGGAAAAAGAAAAGGAATACATGCGGAAAAATCTGCAATCCGCTTCCTTGCTACTGAGCTCCATCGAACAGCGACGTACGACCCTGGAAAAAGTGGCCCGGGCGATCATCAACCACCAGAAAGCTTTCCTCGATAAAGGTTCGGAATATATCGAGCCTTTGAAAATGCAGCAGATTGCCGACCAGGTGAAGGTACACGTTACTACCATTAGCCGTGCGGTTGACGATAAGTGGATCCAGACACCTCGAGGCGTCTTCCCGCTCAAACGTTTTTTTGGCGGCGGCACGAAAAACGAGATTACCGGCGAAGAAGTGGCCTACGAAAAAATCAAGCAGGAACTTGAGGCCATTATCGATAGCGAAGACAAGAGCAAACCCTATTCCGACGAAGATATCGTGGAAACGATGAACTCGCGCGGCTACCCGGTCGCCCGCCGTACCGTTACTAAATATCGGAAGCAACTGAACATTCCCTCGTCGCGCGAACGTAAAGAGTGGAAGAATAAATAG